In Lineus longissimus chromosome 5, tnLinLong1.2, whole genome shotgun sequence, the genomic stretch AGTAATTCTCAGGACTTAAATAAGGTGTCAACAATTCGCTGCCCGACTGGTTTTTGAGATGACTCCTATTGCAATAAGCATGAAATAATTGATCTTTCTGCAAAGCCCATACACAAGTTCAGATATTAGGGAGAAGAAATAAATAATGAATACCAAAATGCAAAAGGGTTTTCATCCAAACACAATTTTCAGTAAAGCAGTTTGCTTGGAGTATAAGGACTGGAAGTGTGAGTTGAGATGAGATGAGACATTCAGTCTTGATTATATTTTAAAAGCAAGTATCAAACAACAGATTTTTGGCAGCAGTGTGTTGAAgatgagattgagaattaattcgaTTGAAGATTTGAGCCTAGGTAACATACAAACCTGTAGTTTGTGGGGCAGTAGTCGTTGTAGTCGGTCCAGCAGTAGTTGAAGTAGATTTGGCAATGGCAGGCGATAATCCTGGAATGAGAggcagttaccatggttactactGGCAAATGTTATTTTACCTAACACTAAACAGAGAAGAAAACATGACATAAAATTGTACATGAAAATCCAGATAAATCTCTTGATCATCTttgacaaattaaaaaaaaacctctATCGGCTCCAAAgggaaggtacatgtacattatacaacAGAGGGCACAAAGTACGATGAATTATGATTAGGCACAGCCAAAATGAAAGAAATGCAGATGTCAACTATTAAATTCAATAGCAAATTTCTGATTCAATAGAGCAGAAAAAGTGGTGGTGATGACTTCCATTCCAATTCCATGCATATTGTCCATCTGTCACCATATTATTGACTGTTAAATAAACTAAGAGACTAGCCCATAATCAATGCTTCATGTAGATTCATTCAATCAGGCCTTGATCAGCTGTTCAAATCCATTGCCTGGACCCACATCAACTTCATGAACTTGGGTAACTTAACATGTCAAAATAGTTTTCCCCATACATGTAGACACTAGACAGTGGTGTGCTAGGACACACTTATCAGTGTGGATCAGGGTGGGTGGGGGTTGGGGGAGGTCAGGGCTGTGGGAGTCACTGGGACTGggaatgattatgatgatgaaagatgaCGGATAATACTCAAGTATAATAGAGGCCCTTACACCAGCGACCAGGCGGAgtaagccactgctggccacaacaaacaagcagcaaacaaaagacagcatggtcgcacaccacatgttcttttgttcgttgtgcctatatttagttTTGTTTTGGCTAGTACTTATTAAaagtgacttcctccgcctgggtCCTGTTTCTGTCCGTCTAGTGTGCCTGTGCCGTGGTGTACAAGAAACGGATGTCGACAACATTACTACGGTACCGTACACTCTCCACCCTAACCGACATTGACACAGACGATGTCACGTCAGAACATCCTTTATCATTCTCAATCTCAACTGGCACGAACACTGTTGCTCGAAATTAGCAAGTCTCCAACCACCCAAACGAGGCAGTGGCAACCTTTTTTGCGAGACACCCCGTCGGTAGAAAAGAGAAAGTAGAAACAAAATGAATGGGAAAACTGCTTCTTACCCTGAATTATCAAAAGAATCGCACACGCACATAATGTTTCTGATAAGTACTTCATCACTGAATCTCTTAGGAAGCACCTGAGCAACTTCAAAATCCGTTTTATACGCTGTAAAATCGCAAACAGGTGTCAAAATTGTGCAACTTTCGCGTTGGCAATCGCATCACTTCCTTTACATGCGCACAGCCAGTTCCGGCAGAATGCAGCAACTTGTTTTCCTTTATTCAATACTGAAATAATAAATTAAGCTTTTTTACATTATACATCAATAAAATATGCCAATATATGAATAATGGTATGAAGTTTGATAtcttaatattttttcaggtaTTCAAAACACATTACAACTAATGACCACATCGAAAATATACACCCCGATTCACCCGTTGCCAAGTGTAACAACATGGCGGTGAACAGACCAGTGCATCTCGCTCTTTACGGCCTTTTAGGCGATCTAGACTTCACGAAAGCACGATGTTGTGCCGAGGTACGTAAATTAAATAGTTATTTCGATCACCAACAAAAGAACTACACCTTTTCTTATGCTGAACCAGTAATcggcctaactacagaatagccgggactgTAGTAGCTCTGTAACATTACattacaataggcctacattatttcATACAATGATACATCTACAtgcattatgtacactctgtctctctgtacattatgtacacattcctatcatttagcacagagtgtcccaggtattctgcagttgctccgtgTGTCGTGTGACCGTACTGCTgagtactgtactgtactgtagcTTACAGCAATCACGCAATGTACTATTGTGTGTCAGCATGACAGTTTCACAGTAGGCTATCTATAGCCCTAGGGTCAACTTAGTCTCACTCAGACAACTGTGTTACATAGTAGTGTGTACTATACTACTAAACTTTGGGAGTACATACCAGACCCATTGCCGTGGTAGAATAACTTCCAAGTGCAGGATTGCGAGTGAGGCAGAACAGTGTCAGTGACACTGGTCCTTGAAGAATGGGTACTAAGGTTTGTCACTAGGCATGGCATTAAGTGCACTTGTGTAATTCGTATCATTTCCTTGTTTTTTCTAGAGTATGAAGCATCGAGAACCAGAAAAGATTTCAGAAGTTGTGGTGGTGCCAATGCTGGAATTTGACTGGGATATGTTTGTTGAAGAGAAGAAAAAGGTATGGTCCACTCTATCTCTGTCTCTCTTACTGGTATCTATTCTAATGTAGATCACAGATGCCTCGTTTCAAGTCCAATGAAAATGCTTTTGGCTGAAGATATGGTGTTCAATCTTTTGCTGGACATCTAATCCCTGCTAAATAAAGtgattaaaatgaaaatgatgaccACTGAGGGTAATAACGTCAGTCTCTATGACTTATGAGGATTAAACTATCAATTTTGTATTTTAGGAATTGAGAGGAGATGCCTGGACATTTGAAGATaaagctatcgcatttattaaTGGGGAGTTCTTGGGCGGAGCCACTGCACTTCTTGACTGGGCAATGGAAAACTACAATTATGAAGATTTCAGGCCAGTTCCACTGTATCAAACTTTTGCTGAGCAACAGTATGTGGACTTCTTGAATTCCAGAAAGGTAGGCTTCCATCATCATGTAATGTTGAAAAGATGAAAGGCAGGgcctgaaaatgatgatgagtgAATGATACCTTTTCTTTTACAGCATGATTTTGTCTTCATGGACATTTCAATCGGAGGCGAACCAGCAGGAAGATTAGTTATCGAACTCTTCTCCAATGATGTCCCAAAAacttgtgaaaatttcaaatgccTGTGTACAGGGGAGAGAGGAGTCTCAGAGCACAATGAATTAGAGAGCTACAACCTCCATTACAAAGGTCATCTCTTTCACAGGATTGTGCCTAATGGCTGGATTCAGGGAGGAGGTAAGTGATATTCACCATTGGCACACTTTCTTCCTGTAAAATAAGTTCTGTAGCGTCAGTCATACCCCTCCAAGGCCTTCAAAAAACAATGGATGTGATGAACACTTTCACTTTGTCAACAACTGACAGTCATGTTGTATAAACTTCAGACGAAGaagatgtacattgtacatatgtacattgtattgatATCATGTGAGTATTTTCAAGGTTTTCAAGTTTTGCCCGTTTTTTTGTGAATAGTTCTATAATCAGGTCAACCTACTACAATCCCCTTTCTTTCTTCCAGATATCTGGGCTGACCGAGGCAATGGTGGAGAGTGTGTATTCGATGAAGTTTTTGAAGGTGCGTTTCTATCTTGTCTGTTTGATTACAGCTATTTGCTGAAAGTTCTTATCAGAGTGCCACGTTGTACTTCAGGCTGTGCTTGATGTGAAAACCAACCTAATACCTAGTGATATGCAAGAGAGATTGATGTCAAAGTGGTGTGCAGTCTTGACAATGTGAGTTGGCACTCAAAACGGCTCTATTTATAGCCAAGTCAAAGACTGCCAAGATGAATAAGATTCTAATCTAATCTTTTCAGATGAAAACTTTGCCATCAAACATGACAGACGAGGTATTATCGGGATGGCCAACAAGGGACGACACACAAATGGCTCTCAGTTCTACATCACGCTGCAGGCAGCACCTTGGATGAACACAAAATATGTGGCATTTGGGTAAGGACACCATCTTCACCGTCAAGTAATAAAACGCCTTGTTGTTAGGATTCAATGCCCATGCTATTGCAGACATCAACATTTTATGAAGTAATGCATGTTTAATGATGTACACAATGAGTTGGTTTGTTGATCTGATTTCATTGGACTCGAATGGACAGAAGTTGATCTTGACCAAGATTGTGCCTGGTCTACGCCTCCAAACTGTTTTTGTTGCCTGTGGTAAACAATGCCCACTTACATTTCAGCCAAGTCATCAAAGGAACTGAAACGCTCAAGAAAATTGAATCGCAAGAGACGATAATTGAACGACCAAGCAAGGACATTCGAATCGCGGACTGTGGACCTCTGACCTTCTCATATTAGACTATTTTATGTTTGCTGCACATCTGACTTATGAAACAACATGTTGAAACTGCCCATGAGCATGTAAttccaaaaaagtgaaaaacctTATGAGAGCAGTAATAAGTCCTTTTCTCAACTTCCCACTTGTCAGGTAAAGCTACTTATAACTATTTGAGTCCAACCCAACTCTTACTAGATGATATGTGGACATTTCAGATCACAATAATAAGTAGGACTAATACCTATGAAGTGTTTATGTATTGGGAAGAATTGATTCTGTTAATAGTTTTCAACTGGCATTCTTGTTCAAAGGGACGCTAATGATTGACTGAAACCACTGAGATAGTCTCatctgtttttgttgttgtttattgtaaatacagtagaacctctctattaaggacaccctcgagactggcaagtgctgtccttaatacagaggtgtccgctaagggaggttaaattgaatggaaacaaccaatttgggaccagacctagtgtccttaattgagaggttgttcttaatagagaggtgaccgctaagggaggttccactgtatattcttGTAAGATTTGGTTCATACACTTACCATATGTATCTGCTAGATGAATTTATCGGAAACATTCCCTCCATGTATTTATTCGTAATAAaaattttttattcaaaacgCATCTTGTTATTTGATCCTGAGCCTTTTTTATCTTTGACTGATCAAACAACTGGAGATGGATGCATGATCACAAAGAcatcacaaccagtttgtcTTTGACTGATCTAACAACTGGAGATGGATCATGATCACAAAgacgtcacaaccagtttgtctTTGACTGATCTAACAACTGGAGATGGATCATGATCACAAAgacgtcacaaccagtttgtctTTGACTGATCAAACAACTGGAGATGGATGCATGATCACAAAGAcatcacaaccagtttgtcTTTGACTGATCAAACAACTGGAGATGGATCATGATCACAAAgacgtcacaaccagtttgtctTTGACTGATCAAACAACTGGAGATGGATCATGATCACAAAgacgtcacaaccagtttgtctTTGACTGATCTAACAACTGGAGATGGATGCATGATCACAAAgacgtcacaaccagtttgtctTTGACTGATCAAACAACTGGAGATGGATGCATGATCACAAAgacgtcacaaccagtttgtctTTGACTGATCAAACAACTGGAGATGGATCATGATCACAAAgacgtcacaaccagtttgtctTTGACTGATCAAACAACTGGAGATGGATGCGCATGCATGATCACAAAgacgtcacaaccagtttgtctTTGACTGATCAAACAACTGGAGATGGATGCATGATCACAAAGAcatcacaaccagtttgtcTTTGACTGATCAAACAACTGGAGATGGATCATGATCACAAAgacgtcacaaccagtttgtctTTGACTGAACTAACAACTGGAGATGGATGCGCATGCATGATCACAAAgacgtcacaaccagtttgtctTTGACTGATCAAACAACTGGAGATGGATCATGATCACAAAgacgtcacaaccagtttgtctTTGACTGATCAAACAACTGGAGATGGATCATGATCACAAAGACATCACAACCAGTTTATCTTTGACTGATCAAACAACTGGAGATGAATCATGATCACAAAGAcatcacaaccagtttgtcTTTGACTGATCAAACAACTGGAGATGGATGCATGATCACAAAGAcatcacaaccagtttgtcTTTGACTGATCAAACAACTGGAGATGGATCATGATCACAAAGAcatcacaaccagtttgtcTTTGACTGATCAAACAACTGGAGATGGATCATGATCACAAAgacgtcacaaccagtttgtctTTGACTGATCAAACAACTGGAGATGGATCATGATCACAAAGAcatcacaaccagtttgtcTTTGACTGATCAAACAACTGGAGATGGATCATGATCACAAAGAcatcacaaccagtttgtcTTTGACTGATCAAACAACTGGAGATGGATCATGATCACAAAGACGTCACAACCAGTTATCTTCAACTGACGTAACTGGAGACGGATGCATAATCACATTAAGATGTCACAACCGGTTTGTCTTCGACTGATCTATGATGAGAACCTTTTTGTCAGTGAAGACAATACACTTGAAGACATCACTCTGTGCAAACACCATGTTGTTACTGTTAAGAGACATTACTCGGAGGACATCTTTAAATGTGAGACAACCAGATaacaatttttgcaaaaatgtgTAAAATATACTTTTTACTGCTGAATATGGTTTGAGAGGAATGCAGATAATGATTACGATCAAACGAAGGATTACAAGGGATGGTTTTTTACACGACATTGAGGTCTCGCAATGCGGCTGAGACTTCCACATTCCTGTATAGGGCCTACTCCTCAGCtcgaccctcaagccttggatccactctgcCGACCCTGACTCCGTTATACCAACGAGGGGAGGTAACGGATCAAGTGACTACGACTCCAGCGCAGTCGCGTGACCACGTCGTTCTGCGCAACTGCCAACACAGTACTCCATATAATTGGATCCGTATACTCCTCGAATCACAGGTGCGAGAGGATACCAGAGTCATAGCGCTCGATCAGCCCAGAAATGATTGATTCACCCAACCTGAAAAAGTTTCACAACGACACGTTTACGTCCAAGTTGTACGTGTGTTTTCTGTAGGTTTTGTGGTGTCTGAGCGATCGCTAGTTGATTTGTTCGTTCTGATATCGTCAGGGGCCTGTGACACATCCGGGACATCATGGTGTAATGACAATctatgttggcagagagagTATCCtttgatctgcttggagaatgccaCACATCATCACCGACAACACAAACACAAGGCAAGCGTATGAAAATAGTTTGTAATTTTTCTTACATTAAATTACTTTTCTATCTTGCAGTGTTATATGAACAACCCCACCCTGCAAAGCCCGGACACATGCTGTCCACCCAATCTCTGCCATGGGGACCATCACttactagtgtcctttatagttATCCAAGGCCGCTCTGGGATGAAGCCCTCCAACAGTTACTCTAACTAAAAGAACCCCTGGTAAAGAGTATCCTGCGCAATGCGACAAAGCATTCACCACCGACTTATTCGACTGGAGCTGGGGGCATTTCACCCCAACGCAGAAAGATGTCGGAGACAGATACATTGTCTGAGTGCAGGATGTCCACCAGTTGCCCTATGATGTCCTAAGATCTCCTCGGTTCGACTTTAATCGAAACCTCTACCTGCAAATCTTATTTACTGATATAGTCGCCAATGTCACGTGGAGATATAAAACTCGAACGGCCACAAAAAATTGGCcaacagtagaatctctctttTTTAGTGGATACCACTGACAAGCGATTTAGACACAACCTCTTGATATCAGGAACCATTGCAATGATAAAGACTAGTCCATATACTATAAGTGCATAATGGACCGATTTCATGATTAATATATGTACTTCGTCATATTGCCCCAGCTGCGAATGCGCTCAAAATGTGAAAACGTTCAAAATGTGGAAATGACTTGCGTTTGGGTCCATTTCTTTGTAAATTGCAATGGTTCCTTACATTACAAGCCTTCTATTAGAATGATTTGAAGAACATTTTGTGTTGGATTAAGATGTGTTGAAAAGAGTAAGACATTATTGAGTTTATTAATTGTCCTTATCTATGTGTCTAATAATAAACGCGGACCACTATACACCATGGCCTGTCAACGTTTTCTTTGCATGAAACATGTCACATAACTTATTTTGGAAGAGTCTGTTTTgaaaaagagaggttctactgtatatctctAGTTAATACAGGGCTCAAAATATCTTCCGTGGTGAATTTGGCATTCTTCGGTAAAAGGAGCCTCAGAGAAGTGCAAAGTAAAGAAAGAAACTCAAACTCTCCTTTAAACAGTCCAATTCCAGCCCCATCTTCTTCATCAAATTACCTCTCTGAGATCTTTTCAGCCCTGATACAATCATTAATTAAGAAAATCTTAAAAGACCCCCTCTTCTCATCGCCCCCATAACTTTCGCGTACATCTACAGTTTGATCCAAAAAAGTTGCATTTGCAGGCTAAGCGTTCGTTTGGGCAGCAGCTCCTCGTGGGGTTGGATGACCACGGATCACACCAGTCGTTCCAGCGTTTGCAGTTTCGTTTGTAGTAGTAAGCGTAATCGTTGTAGTAGTTTCTCGTCAAGGCCTGCCTGCAGAACGGAAAACAACGACTGAGATTAACATTATGAAACCGCGTGTGGTACACTCGTTTAAACCAATTAGAGGTCTCTGGCTGCGATGAACCAGATAGCGCAATCCCTTGGGGTATCAAGTGACGTGCACTTCACGTGTGGGTTCTACTCATTAGAAACTCCGATATTGACGGATTTAGCCTTTTCGATGCCTCATTATTTCGATCTACTCTTAAAGATAGGGTGATGAATGTTGGTTATCTAATTTAACTAGCATGTTtagaataaaaaagaaaaatgaaaattctTACATAACCAGTTTAGGGCTATATCAGCCACCCTGAAAGGTGTTTTGTGAGGAGTCCGTCATTATGGCTCGTTATGAAAACAACCAACTTTCATTGTACGCTGTCTCATTATCCCAAGGAGACTCTACTAAGGCAGGGCGAGCGACTTTGGTGGGTGGAAATGCTACATTAGGCCTTTTGGAGTCACtagtcaccctggagaatcagcatCACATTTCCCGAGGGCAATTATCCTCGGTTCGAGGTAGGATTTCCCGGGAATGTCGTCTCTACCAAGGAAATGTCCTAGGAAAATGTGGTGCTTATTCCCAAGAGGGTGCTGGTGCGTGTGCGGATTTGTGGTACACTGTGCATGTTTGGGGGCAAGGTCGGTGGGAAGGAACGAAGACACGCCTTTGTGACGTCACAGCATGGTTTATTTACCCTGGTTATTATGCGTATATGGTATCAAAGGAATGATAGAGAATACAATGAGAGAAGGCACGGTGTAATGAACACAATAGTGCTGGATTGAACGAAGCAGAACGGTCCTTTGTTTTGCCTTGAATCAGAACCCGAGTCTGAGAAAACCAAAGTACACGGTTGAGTCCTTTGTTTTTGCCTTGAGTGAAATGTTGACAAAACCAAAAATACCAGTCCTTTGTTATGCCTTGAATCAAACTGTTATCAAACGTACTCGGGTAAAACTGAAGTTAATCCTTCGTTTGCTTTGAGGTACTGGTAGCTGAGTCAGATGTGAAACCAAAATAACGGCCAATTTCAAAGTTCTCACTTCGGGAAGTCACTTGTCGAGTGAATGCCATTGTTCAAAACTTTTACTGATTTACGACACGACAACAACGCACGTCCAGAACCACAGTGGCTCCACAAAAACCACAAATGAATACTTTTAAATTCTACTTTCCTTCGTGACCAAAGTTCGAATATTTCCGAATGGTTCCGAAAGTCAGTGTGCCGAGGTTAGCCGAACATGGTTCCCGTGCAGCGGCAGCTACCCCAGATGGAGCACTTGCAGTAGTACTTCTCGCAGCAGATGAAGTAGCCGTTTTTGCGACGGGGGTCACAGCTTTCACCCCAACGGCGGCACCGATTTTGTCTTGCAAGAAAAATGGGAGAAAATATCGGATTTTGTTGCAATTTTAGTTTTAAGGAGATTTCAGACAACATCAGGGTAAAGAAGCGGATCATGACTGACGACTAAGACGGTACTATGAAGGGACACCAACAATCTCTCATCTTATGCCGACCAATTCGGGCAACATGGACATCATTTCTGCCCATTGAAATGATGTCGATGCCTTGGTGAGCATAAAACGAACAACACTGAGCAAACACACGTTGTCATGTCTGAAGCAGTCGCTTGACTAATGAAAGAATCCGGACACATAACAATACGAAACCTTTGTACTGCACCTAAACGCTGACCACATGCATCCGAAAGAAGTACAAAGGATTGCGCTATACAGTGTACCACCACCATAACTTCACATAAAGCAAATCAGAACATACTATAAAATGGTGAGACTCTTCTAAATAAGACAAACCAATGATTCACTTTGAATAACGAAGTTCGCAATAACAAAACCTCAAGTAGACGTTTGGTCCGTGAGAACAAATGCTACTTTTCAGCGAAAAAGATTTTATTACAACGAAAAAAGATTTCAGTATCAATTTATTTAGTACTGCACTGAGCACTATGTGCGATGTGATATCGGCCTTAAACAAACATATCTTTGGTGCGTCTTATTTACAAGAACTCCGAAGTGAATATACAGTGACAGTATAATATTTCTATGATATAGGTCCATGTATATTTAAGTTGTGCGTTCTGTTCTCTCGCTGAAGATTTAGAGAAAAAAGAAAGATGCCATTTCTATCTTAGTGATCGCATAAGAAAGCTAAAGACGGAAGCAACCATAACTTTGACAGGCAACCACACTAAGAAGGAGGAGAAGTGTTGAAAGGGAACATGCCGTATCGCCACACAGCTTTATTATACCATAATCACGACGCAGAGCTGCTCTTCGTGGTGACAAATTGGAAACTCCTTTCCCACGTCATGTCGTCCTTTGAAAACGCGGCGTAGTAATGGAGTGAATATGGGTTCGAATCCCCTACAAGCCGTGTTTGATGGATAGCATTTAGCACCATGTCATAACGGCAAGCGAATAAAACGACGACCACTAATTTCTCTCAAACTAAGGCGGCATTTCTGTGTTCTACCATTCCAGACATCCTGCCTTACCTTTTGGTTGCAGTTTTATAACTATCGAGCACACCTAGGAAGCTGCCATCGTCATCTTCACCTGCAAaataaaattgatgaaaaacatatcaATGCTCGACTGCCGACAATCATGCACACGTACTGTCTTGTCCAAGAAGTAAATATATGTCAGGTACCGATACCTATTTCAATCAGACAACGTTGTCAATTCCCAGATTACATAAAGATAAATAAATATGAGGTTTCTTATCCTTTCGTTTGTGTCTGTTCCGATATTGTCGTGGGCGTGCTGGATCCAACCACATGGCTTGCCAAAGGCTATTCCTTGAATCCACCGAGACCAGTGTTCGTCACGTTACAATGGCACAACATGATACCTGCCACCCACTGGGTAATTCCAAGCCCCGAGACAAAAGTATT encodes the following:
- the LOC135487422 gene encoding uncharacterized protein LOC135487422 isoform X2, with the translated sequence MNTVLTIFVVIASISLVLSSSIPQYGEDDDGSFLGVLDSYKTATKRQNRCRRWGESCDPRRKNGYFICCEKYYCKCSIWGSCRCTGTMFG
- the LOC135487413 gene encoding uncharacterized protein LOC135487413 encodes the protein MAVNRPVHLALYGLLGDLDFTKARCCAESMKHREPEKISEVVVVPMLEFDWDMFVEEKKKELRGDAWTFEDKAIAFINGEFLGGATALLDWAMENYNYEDFRPVPLYQTFAEQQYVDFLNSRKHDFVFMDISIGGEPAGRLVIELFSNDVPKTCENFKCLCTGERGVSEHNELESYNLHYKGHLFHRIVPNGWIQGGDIWADRGNGGECVFDEVFEDENFAIKHDRRGIIGMANKGRHTNGSQFYITLQAAPWMNTKYVAFGQVIKGTETLKKIESQETIIERPSKDIRIADCGPLTFSY
- the LOC135487422 gene encoding uncharacterized protein LOC135487422 isoform X1 codes for the protein MNTVLTIFVVIASISLVLSSSIPQYGEDDDGSFLGVLDSYKTATKRQALTRNYYNDYAYYYKRNCKRWNDWCDPWSSNPTRSCCPNERLACKCNFFGSNCRCTRKLWGR